The Fibrobacter sp. UBA4297 genome includes a window with the following:
- a CDS encoding Rpn family recombination-promoting nuclease/putative transposase, protein MENNIVAETKNSHGEMISEAKTFEEFKGAGVFADLLLDRTFKKAFNPDSQNKVCLIALLNAVLEGEIASPIVDVQSRNKEYSDGSNENRTSVFDLHCIDSAQRRFIIEVQILFQENIVNRSIYYASQTIIAQGQRGKKYNYELNPVVTVVFMEFNVFADDRYIRRAKLREINGSCISDTLNFAFVELPKFNKPLDELETTLDKALYALKNMKNMTQMPKQYANTVFELLFSTAKLAKLSKEEQKMIDEAQKAKWDEYAIHKAAIDSGLQQGLEQGLEQGLAQGLEKGANQKAREIAKKMLLKNEPIDKIIDFTELSEADILAIKASLGQS, encoded by the coding sequence ATGGAAAATAATATTGTGGCCGAAACGAAAAATAGCCACGGCGAAATGATTAGCGAGGCCAAAACTTTCGAAGAATTCAAGGGCGCGGGTGTATTCGCGGACCTTCTTCTCGACAGAACTTTTAAGAAAGCCTTCAATCCTGACTCGCAGAACAAAGTATGTTTGATTGCGCTTTTGAACGCCGTACTTGAAGGCGAAATAGCATCTCCGATTGTTGATGTGCAGTCCCGAAACAAGGAATACAGTGACGGTTCGAACGAAAATCGGACTTCCGTTTTCGACTTGCATTGCATCGATTCGGCACAGCGTAGGTTCATCATCGAGGTTCAGATTCTTTTTCAGGAAAACATAGTCAATCGCTCGATTTATTACGCCTCGCAGACAATCATTGCTCAGGGGCAACGCGGCAAAAAGTACAATTACGAATTGAACCCTGTCGTTACTGTTGTGTTCATGGAATTTAACGTGTTTGCCGATGACCGCTACATCCGTCGGGCAAAGCTTCGCGAAATCAATGGATCTTGCATTAGTGATACGCTCAATTTTGCGTTTGTGGAGCTTCCGAAGTTCAACAAGCCTTTGGACGAACTTGAAACGACGCTCGACAAGGCGCTTTATGCTCTTAAGAACATGAAAAATATGACGCAGATGCCCAAGCAGTACGCGAATACGGTGTTCGAGCTCTTGTTTTCGACAGCGAAATTGGCTAAATTATCGAAAGAGGAACAGAAAATGATCGACGAAGCTCAGAAAGCCAAGTGGGATGAATACGCAATCCATAAAGCGGCTATTGATAGCGGCTTGCAGCAAGGTCTTGAACAGGGTCTCGAACAGGGTCTCGCACAGGGTCTTGAAAAAGGTGCCAATCAAAAAGCTCGCGAAATTGCAAAGAAAATGTTGTTGAAGAATGAACCTATTGATAAGATTATCGATTTCACTGAACTTTCTGAAGCTGATATCCTCGCTATCAAGGCTTCTCTCGGCCAATCGTAA